The DNA region GCCGGCAATGGCATTTCTGTTCCGAAAGGCTATGTGGTTATTGACCTGAAGGGAAAGTTCATCTACCCTTCACTAATTGATGCCTTTACCTCTTATGGACTCCCGGAGCCTACCCGTACGGGAACGGCTGGCCGCCAATCTATCTTCACTTCTACAAAAAAAGGTGCCTATGGCTGGAACGAGGCAATCAGGCCTGAAACCCAGGCCAGTGCTTTATTTTCGGCCGACAGCAGGAAAGCGGCGGAGCTGCGCAAGCTGGGCTTTGGCAGTGTAAATGTGATTAACCGCGACGGTATAGCGCGTGGCACATCAGTGGCAGTTACGCTAAGCGATGAAAAGGAGAACGGCAGCATACTCAATGCCCGCTCGGCCGCCAACTACTCCTTTAATAAGGGAACCTCCCAAAATGATTACCCAACATCCCTGATGGGCGCTATCGCCTTGCTGCGCCAGACCTATTACGATGCACAATGGTATGGCAAGCAAAAAGAGGAATACAACATTTCCCTGGAAGAGTTCAACAAGCAGCAAGATATTCCGCAGATTTTTGAGGCCGATGGCTGGCAAAATATCCTCCGTGTAGATAAGATAGGAAAAGAGTTTGGCCGGCAATTCATCATCAAATCCAATGGCGACGAATACCAGCGCGTAGCTGCAGTTAAAGCAACGGGTGCCGGCCTGATCATCCCGGTAAATTTTATAAAAGCCTACGATGTAGAAGATACTATTGAAACCCGCGACATCAGTCTGGCACAGATGAAAGCTTGGGAACTCGCACCAGGCAATCCTGGTATACTGGAAAAGGCAGGGATCAGATTTTCCATTACTACCCATGGGCTGGAAAACACCAGTGATTTCTGGCCGGCGATGGAACAGGCTATCAATAAAGGGTTAACAAAAAAACAGGCCTTAATAGCCCTTACAGAAATTCCCGCGGCCATGCTGGGCATAGCCGATAAAACCGGCACCCTGGAAACAGGAAAACTGGCCAATTTTATCATCACATCAGACAGCCTTTTTAAAAAGGAAAATGTGATTGAGGAAAACTGGGTGCAAGGCAAACGTTTTATACTCATTAATAAAGATGCAGAAAAAGACACCTCAAGACTTGTGCTGAAAAAGACCGAACCACTAAAAAATGAGCCTGCCGGACCGCTGATCTACCCCTTCACCGCTTTTGGTAACAATGTCCCCTTAAAACAGGAAAGCGTTTTATTGAAAAATGCAACTGTATGGACCAATGAAAAGGAAGGCATCCTGCAAAATGCCGATGTACTTATCGAAAACGGAAAGATCAAATCGGTAGGAAAAAACCTGAACCCGGGAAATGCGAAGGTAATTGATGCCACGGGCAAACACATCACTCCGGGCATGATAGATGAACATTCGCACATTGTCATGACCGGGGGTATCAATGAAGGCGCGCAGTCTTCTTCAGCAGAAGTACGCGTGGGCGACATCATCAACTCTGAAGACGTCAACATTTACCGACAGCTTGCAGGTGGGGTTACCACCTCCCAGATCCTGCATGGTTCTGCCAATCCGGTTGGCGGGCAATCACAACTCATAAAACTGCGCTGGGGCAAACTACCCGAAGAGCTTAAGTTTGAAGGCGCCGATGGGTTCATAAAATTTGCGCTGGGCGAGAATGTAAAGCAGAGCAATTTTGGAACAGGGGCACGTTTTCCGGTAACCAGGATGGGCGTAGAACAAACCTTTGTAGATCAGTTTACCCGGGCCAAAGCCTATAAAGCTGAAAGGGCTAAAAAAGGAAGCAATGTGAGGCGAGATCTGGAACTGGATGCCATAGCCGAAATCCTGGATAACAAACGTTTCATCACCTGCCATTCTTACGTGCAGTCCGAAATCAATATGCTCATGAAAGTAGCCGATAGCCTGGGCTTCAAAATAAATACCCTTACCCACATATTGGAAGGTTATAAAGTAGCCGACAAGATGAAGGCGCGTGGCATCAATGCCTCTACCTTTTCTGATTGGTGGGCCTATAAAATGGAAGTAGCCGAAGCCATACCCTACAATGGTAAGATCATGCACAACATCGGTATCACTACCGCATTTAATTCTGACGATGCGGAAATGGCCAGACGCTTAAACCAGGAAGCCGGAAAAGCGATCTTGTATGGCGGCGTTCCGGAAGAAGATGCCCTTAAAT from Pedobacter africanus includes:
- a CDS encoding amidohydrolase family protein, whose amino-acid sequence is MKKILLLFAGVFVGTSLFAQQTYPVNGTYDIRQGLYAFTNANIVVSTRKTISNGTLLIKGQTIQAAGNGISVPKGYVVIDLKGKFIYPSLIDAFTSYGLPEPTRTGTAGRQSIFTSTKKGAYGWNEAIRPETQASALFSADSRKAAELRKLGFGSVNVINRDGIARGTSVAVTLSDEKENGSILNARSAANYSFNKGTSQNDYPTSLMGAIALLRQTYYDAQWYGKQKEEYNISLEEFNKQQDIPQIFEADGWQNILRVDKIGKEFGRQFIIKSNGDEYQRVAAVKATGAGLIIPVNFIKAYDVEDTIETRDISLAQMKAWELAPGNPGILEKAGIRFSITTHGLENTSDFWPAMEQAINKGLTKKQALIALTEIPAAMLGIADKTGTLETGKLANFIITSDSLFKKENVIEENWVQGKRFILINKDAEKDTSRLVLKKTEPLKNEPAGPLIYPFTAFGNNVPLKQESVLLKNATVWTNEKEGILQNADVLIENGKIKSVGKNLNPGNAKVIDATGKHITPGMIDEHSHIVMTGGINEGAQSSSAEVRVGDIINSEDVNIYRQLAGGVTTSQILHGSANPVGGQSQLIKLRWGKLPEELKFEGADGFIKFALGENVKQSNFGTGARFPVTRMGVEQTFVDQFTRAKAYKAERAKKGSNVRRDLELDAIAEILDNKRFITCHSYVQSEINMLMKVADSLGFKINTLTHILEGYKVADKMKARGINASTFSDWWAYKMEVAEAIPYNGKIMHNIGITTAFNSDDAEMARRLNQEAGKAILYGGVPEEDALKFVTLNPAKMLHIDSRVGSLKAGKDADVVIWSDHPLSIYAKAEKTFVDGIAYWDMERDGQIRAAQKLERARLIQKMKESKGRGAKTQKPKPEARREFHCETVEDYSLELNDLERSHNHE